A genomic window from Streptomyces broussonetiae includes:
- the msrB gene encoding peptide-methionine (R)-S-oxide reductase MsrB — translation MSYDVEKPDEQWRTELAPDEYAVLRQAATEPAFTGEYTDTKTEGVYSCRACGAELFTSDTKFESHCGWPSFYDPKESKAVELVEDRSHGMVRTEVRCARCGSHLGHVFAGEGYATPTDQRYCINSISLRLAPAED, via the coding sequence ATGTCGTACGACGTCGAGAAGCCGGACGAGCAGTGGCGCACGGAGCTGGCGCCGGACGAATACGCCGTGCTGCGCCAGGCCGCCACCGAGCCGGCCTTCACCGGTGAGTACACGGACACCAAGACCGAAGGCGTCTATTCCTGCCGGGCCTGCGGCGCCGAACTGTTCACCTCGGACACCAAGTTCGAGTCGCACTGCGGCTGGCCGTCCTTCTACGACCCGAAGGAGAGCAAGGCGGTGGAACTGGTCGAGGACCGGTCCCACGGCATGGTCCGCACCGAGGTGCGCTGTGCCCGCTGCGGTTCCCACCTCGGGCACGTCTTCGCGGGCGAGGGCTACGCGACCCCCACCGACCAGCGGTACTGCATCAACTCCATCTCGCTGCGCCTGGCGCCCGCCGAGGACTGA